A region from the Paraburkholderia youngii genome encodes:
- a CDS encoding TonB-dependent receptor codes for MFNFALRRLSFCVRRDAVCSTHRVARRSVRWPALVPAFVPALVATPAQAADADATLPAVSVNASASASAAPRAVDPNLPASIETVTRDQFANWNVVNTEDVLKYLPNLAVRKRFIGDLNSIIAVRGTSNTQSARGLVYADGLLLSNLLGNSYSFPPRWSMVSPDEIQQVDVIYGPFSALYPGNSLGATVLISTRVPKQFEANADIKAFTQHFSLFGVNQSFNGSEASASLGDRIGKFSYLLGVNHLENTSQPLQFATLAQSTTPAKAGDTPVTGAHFYNNQTNTPTAVLGVNGEGIEHTVQNQFKLKMQYDFTPTLQGGFTLGYWHQTYNSETSTFLRDADGTPVYSGNVSINGYHYTIPAAAFAPSLGHSENWLYGVSLKTRNATGWNGEAIASYYDIGNSVARTANAGGPGNGPGTVLFGDGTGWKTLDLRGTYTPATNQPGLANHALSFGYHYDNYFVDNQTYNTMAWRDGDAASFANAFTGKTQTQALYAQDAWRFLPRWKLVYGVRYEDWQAYGGAQSLPGATIAYSDASQRHFSPKASLSFDASDDLTLRASIGRAYRFPTASELFQGQINGSAIVNNNPHLQPEDDLSKELSAEWAHWNGVFRLSLFQDDVKNTIFSQTDTTVIPNVTNFQNIGKVRSRGVETSYSGEDVFVRGLDLLASVAYTQSKILENAQNPASVGKYFYRIPLWRANLAATYHFDARAALTLAARYSGRQYNTLTNTDTNPNVFGGTSTYTVADAKFTFKPTKLSELGIGVDNLFDARYFVYHPYPGRTFYVEAKLRL; via the coding sequence ATGTTCAACTTCGCGCTGCGAAGGCTGTCTTTTTGCGTCCGTCGTGACGCTGTCTGTTCCACTCATCGCGTGGCTCGTCGTTCCGTTCGTTGGCCCGCGCTCGTGCCTGCTTTCGTGCCGGCTTTGGTTGCAACACCCGCGCAGGCCGCCGACGCGGATGCGACGCTGCCCGCCGTCAGCGTCAATGCAAGCGCAAGTGCGAGCGCCGCACCACGCGCCGTCGACCCGAACCTGCCCGCCTCCATCGAAACCGTCACGCGCGATCAGTTCGCGAACTGGAACGTCGTCAACACCGAGGACGTGCTCAAGTACCTGCCGAACCTCGCGGTACGCAAGCGCTTCATCGGCGACCTGAATTCGATCATCGCGGTACGCGGCACCAGCAATACGCAGAGCGCGCGCGGCCTCGTCTATGCGGACGGTTTGCTGCTGAGCAACCTGCTCGGCAATAGCTATTCGTTTCCGCCGCGCTGGTCGATGGTGTCTCCCGACGAAATCCAGCAAGTCGACGTAATCTACGGGCCGTTTTCCGCGCTGTACCCTGGCAATTCTTTAGGCGCGACCGTGCTCATCAGCACGCGCGTGCCGAAGCAGTTCGAGGCCAACGCCGACATCAAGGCATTCACGCAGCACTTCAGCCTGTTCGGCGTGAACCAGAGCTTCAACGGCAGCGAAGCGAGCGCGTCGCTCGGCGATCGGATCGGCAAGTTCTCGTACCTGCTCGGCGTCAATCATCTCGAGAACACGAGTCAGCCGCTGCAATTCGCGACGCTCGCGCAATCGACCACGCCCGCGAAGGCCGGCGACACGCCCGTCACCGGCGCCCATTTCTACAACAACCAGACCAATACGCCGACGGCCGTGCTCGGCGTGAACGGCGAAGGCATCGAGCACACGGTGCAGAACCAGTTCAAGCTGAAGATGCAGTACGACTTCACGCCGACGCTGCAGGGCGGCTTCACGCTCGGCTACTGGCACCAGACCTACAACAGCGAAACGTCGACGTTCCTGCGCGACGCGGACGGCACGCCGGTGTACAGCGGCAACGTATCGATCAACGGCTACCACTACACGATTCCGGCGGCAGCGTTCGCGCCGAGTCTCGGACACAGCGAGAACTGGCTCTACGGCGTGTCGCTGAAAACGCGCAATGCGACCGGTTGGAACGGCGAGGCGATCGCGTCGTATTACGACATCGGCAATAGCGTCGCACGCACCGCGAATGCGGGCGGTCCGGGCAATGGCCCCGGCACCGTGCTGTTCGGCGACGGCACCGGCTGGAAGACGCTGGACCTGCGCGGCACCTACACGCCCGCGACGAACCAGCCAGGGCTGGCCAATCACGCACTGAGCTTCGGCTACCACTACGACAACTACTTCGTCGACAACCAGACCTACAACACGATGGCTTGGCGCGACGGCGACGCGGCCTCGTTCGCCAACGCGTTCACCGGCAAGACCCAGACGCAAGCTCTCTATGCGCAGGACGCATGGCGCTTTCTGCCGCGCTGGAAGCTCGTCTACGGCGTGCGCTATGAAGACTGGCAAGCCTACGGCGGCGCGCAGTCGCTGCCCGGCGCGACGATCGCGTACAGCGACGCCAGCCAGCGTCACTTTTCGCCGAAGGCGTCGCTATCGTTCGATGCCAGCGACGATTTGACTTTGCGCGCGTCGATCGGTCGCGCTTATCGCTTTCCGACCGCGAGCGAACTGTTCCAGGGGCAAATCAATGGCTCCGCGATCGTGAACAACAATCCGCATCTGCAGCCCGAGGACGATCTGTCGAAAGAACTGAGCGCCGAATGGGCGCACTGGAATGGCGTGTTCCGCTTGTCGCTGTTTCAGGACGACGTGAAGAACACGATCTTCAGTCAGACCGACACCACCGTGATCCCGAACGTGACGAACTTCCAGAACATCGGCAAGGTTCGCTCGCGCGGCGTCGAAACGAGCTACTCGGGCGAAGACGTGTTCGTGCGCGGACTCGATCTGCTCGCGAGCGTCGCGTACACGCAGTCGAAGATCCTCGAAAACGCTCAGAATCCGGCCTCGGTCGGCAAGTACTTTTACCGCATTCCGCTGTGGCGCGCGAATCTTGCCGCGACGTATCACTTCGACGCGCGAGCGGCGCTGACGCTCGCCGCGCGTTACTCGGGCCGTCAGTACAACACGCTGACGAATACCGACACGAACCCGAACGTGTTCGGCGGCACCAGCACCTACACGGTCGCCGACGCAAAGTTCACGTTCAAGCCGACGAAGCTCAGCGAACTCGGCATCGGCGTCGACAACCTGTTCGACGCGCGCTACTTCGTCTACCACCCGTATCCGGGCCGCACGTTTTATGTCGAAGCGAAGCTGCGTCTCTGA
- a CDS encoding PepSY-associated TM helix domain-containing protein has translation MSTTPTAEPVRAQNSTAAAAASGPAHPGYRTLWRWHFYAGLFVMPFLLVLAITGTLYCFQPQIEPLLYRQQMVVAPQAVPRLPDSVLLARARAEMPPGSVATTAVITRDPQRSAEFVFRLADGTQQSVYLNPYNGDVLGTLSVERRLMQVDRMIHRKLLLGKLGELLMELAACWTLVMIGTGIALWWPRGKTTARAVLLPRLALKGRPLWKSLHAVIGIWFALGALAFVLTGLPWTGSWGKQFKVFATATKLGAPPGAWGGLPLRSIVPGAQSEQADHASGTSAHATHADMDSMPSMVMDDLPLPLTPWAAGNSSVPSSSNSDAAQPLSLGHIVALAASLGISDGYSIVLPNSATGVYTLSWFPANPRDERTLYVDQYSGAILKDIRYGDYGAIAKAVSYGTSLHMGRYFGIANQILCAAISLGLAALAVTGFAMWWKRRPQRSLGAPSRERAAPPMRGWKAGLVLLGVVFPLMGATLVAVWLLDRLVFGRDSRPELNEVA, from the coding sequence ATATCCACGACTCCAACCGCCGAACCCGTACGTGCGCAGAACAGTACGGCCGCTGCCGCCGCCAGCGGCCCCGCACATCCAGGCTATAGAACACTGTGGCGCTGGCATTTTTATGCGGGCCTCTTCGTGATGCCGTTTCTGCTCGTGCTCGCCATCACCGGCACACTGTATTGCTTCCAGCCGCAGATCGAGCCGCTGCTGTATCGGCAGCAGATGGTCGTCGCACCGCAAGCGGTGCCGAGACTGCCCGACAGCGTGCTGCTCGCGCGAGCGCGCGCGGAGATGCCGCCCGGCTCGGTCGCGACGACCGCCGTGATCACACGCGATCCGCAACGCAGCGCCGAATTCGTGTTTCGGCTCGCGGACGGTACGCAGCAGAGCGTCTATCTGAATCCGTACAACGGCGATGTGCTGGGCACGCTGAGCGTCGAGCGTCGCTTGATGCAGGTGGATCGCATGATTCATCGCAAGCTGCTGCTCGGCAAGCTCGGCGAGCTGCTGATGGAACTGGCCGCATGCTGGACGCTCGTGATGATCGGCACCGGCATCGCGCTATGGTGGCCGCGCGGCAAAACGACCGCGCGCGCTGTGCTGCTGCCGCGCCTCGCGCTGAAAGGACGTCCGCTATGGAAAAGTCTTCACGCGGTGATCGGCATCTGGTTCGCGCTGGGCGCGCTGGCGTTCGTATTGACCGGTCTGCCGTGGACCGGCTCATGGGGCAAGCAGTTCAAGGTGTTTGCGACCGCGACGAAGCTTGGCGCGCCGCCGGGCGCGTGGGGCGGTTTGCCATTGCGCTCCATCGTGCCAGGAGCGCAATCAGAACAGGCCGACCACGCGAGCGGCACGAGCGCGCATGCCACGCATGCCGACATGGACTCGATGCCCAGTATGGTGATGGACGATCTGCCGTTGCCGCTGACGCCGTGGGCCGCGGGCAACTCCAGCGTGCCCTCTTCCTCGAACAGCGACGCGGCACAGCCTCTGTCGCTCGGTCATATCGTTGCGCTCGCCGCGTCGCTCGGCATCTCGGACGGCTACAGCATCGTGCTGCCGAATTCCGCAACCGGCGTCTACACGCTTTCCTGGTTCCCCGCGAATCCGCGAGACGAACGCACGCTGTACGTCGACCAATACAGCGGCGCGATCCTGAAGGACATTCGCTACGGCGATTACGGGGCGATCGCGAAGGCCGTGTCGTACGGCACGTCGCTGCATATGGGGCGCTACTTCGGCATCGCGAATCAGATACTGTGCGCGGCCATTTCGCTCGGCCTTGCCGCGCTCGCTGTGACCGGCTTCGCGATGTGGTGGAAACGCCGGCCGCAACGCTCGCTCGGCGCGCCGTCGCGCGAGCGCGCCGCGCCGCCGATGCGTGGCTGGAAAGCCGGCCTCGTGCTGCTCGGCGTCGTGTTCCCGCTGATGGGCGCGACGCTCGTCGCGGTGTGGCTGCTCGATCGGCTGGTTTTCGGCCGTGACTCGCGACCGGAATTGAACGAAGTCGCCTGA
- a CDS encoding DeoR/GlpR family DNA-binding transcription regulator → MQRTREEAINGLLPEQREALILERLRTHGRVLAAELAAELQISEHTVRRHLRDLADQGHCKRVYGGALLMSPADKPAALRMHEAVDRKARLAAAAVSIVRPKQIVLLDAGSTNVAIAAALPDNASLTVVTNSPDACARLLNRPGIDVILIGGRIAGGAAGSLGATALLQIQQIRADLCFLGACAFDPDEGVAAFHAEDAELKRAMVKASGQIAIALTSEKLITAAPFAVAPASSVDYLFVEADVPGARIASLKAVCDNVMVARP, encoded by the coding sequence ATGCAGCGAACCCGGGAAGAAGCGATCAACGGGCTACTACCCGAGCAGCGCGAAGCGCTGATTCTGGAGCGATTGCGCACGCATGGTCGCGTGCTCGCGGCCGAGCTTGCCGCCGAGCTGCAGATCTCTGAGCACACGGTGCGTCGCCATCTGCGCGATCTCGCGGATCAAGGCCACTGCAAGCGGGTGTATGGCGGTGCGCTGCTGATGTCGCCAGCAGACAAACCCGCGGCGCTGCGCATGCACGAGGCCGTCGATCGCAAGGCACGCCTTGCCGCGGCGGCCGTGTCGATCGTTCGTCCGAAGCAGATCGTGCTGCTCGACGCGGGTTCGACGAACGTCGCGATCGCGGCGGCGCTGCCCGACAACGCCAGCCTGACCGTCGTCACCAATTCGCCCGACGCGTGCGCGCGGCTGCTGAACCGACCGGGGATCGACGTGATACTGATCGGCGGCCGCATCGCCGGGGGCGCGGCGGGCTCGCTCGGCGCGACCGCGCTGCTGCAGATCCAGCAGATCCGCGCGGATCTCTGTTTTCTCGGCGCCTGCGCCTTCGATCCCGACGAAGGCGTCGCCGCATTCCACGCTGAAGATGCAGAACTGAAACGCGCGATGGTCAAAGCGAGCGGCCAGATCGCCATCGCGCTGACCTCGGAAAAGCTGATCACGGCGGCGCCGTTCGCGGTAGCGCCGGCTTCGTCGGTCGATTATCTGTTCGTCGAAGCGGACGTACCGGGCGCGCGTATCGCGAGCCTCAAGGCCGTCTGCGATAACGTGATGGTGGCACGCCCATGA